The following proteins come from a genomic window of Erpetoichthys calabaricus chromosome 18, fErpCal1.3, whole genome shotgun sequence:
- the LOC114668728 gene encoding serum amyloid P-component-like, whose product MEQLLFFIFLLGISAGSAEDLSGKIFTFPTTSSSAFVKLKPNMEGDIQNVTVCLRYATDLSRGNSLFSLATPTQFNAFLIFNLKPGIVRLHVGPTAYADIWVPQAKEVLPLWTHICATWESSTGLGQLWINGVGTVRRGISKGFKLNEKINILLGQDQDYFGGGFASDQSFVGQISDVHMWNYVLSPCDIVGVYNSFNFTPGNVLNWKEMQYELHGYVILESESKMHCQSGYA is encoded by the coding sequence ATCTCTCCGGCAAGATCTTCACCTTTCCAACAACCTCCTCTTCTGCTTTTGTAAAACTCAAACCTAACATGGAAGGTGACATTCAAAATGTGACAGTCTGTCTGAGATATGCCACAGATTTATCCCGTGGGAATTCCCTTTTTTCTCTGGCCACACCAACACAATTTAATGCTTTTCTCATCTTTAATCTAAAGCCAGGGATTGTAAGACTGCATGTTGGACCAACTGCTTATGCTGACATTTGGGTACCACAAGCAAAAGAAGTTCTTCCACTCTGGACCCACATATGTGCAACATGGGAGTCAAGCACTGGCCTGGGCCAGCTGTGGATCAATGGTGTGGGGACTGTAAGAAGAGGAATCAGCAAGGGgttcaaattaaatgaaaaaattaacattctACTAGGCCAAGATCAGGACTACTTTGGTGGTGGATTTGCCAGTGACCAGTCATTTGTTGGCCAGATTTCTGATGTTCACATGTGGAATTATGTCTTGTCTCCTTGTGACATTGTTGGTGTTTATAATAGCTTTAACTTCACCCCAGGAAATGTTTTGAATTGGAAAGAAATGCAATATGAATTGCATGGGTATGTTATTTTGGAAAGCGAAAGCAAAATGCATTGCCAAAGTGGTTATGCATAA